From Quercus robur chromosome 8, dhQueRobu3.1, whole genome shotgun sequence:
ATgaaccttaaattttttttagagaaaattttacttgtttttgtttgcCAAAGCTGAATTAGACTATAAAGTTCAATCTTCATTGAAAATGTAATTGACTACTCAAGTATCTTttcttggggggggggggggggagaggaaCTCTGATTGCGTGTGTGTTTCTGTGTGAATATATGTCAAAGCTATTGAATTTAGGGGAAATATTTGATTTTGCAGAAAGAACTGAACGGGATCTTGAAAGACTATGTAGGGAGGGAGAGTCCTCTTTATTTTGCAGAGCGGCTGACGGAGCATTATAAGCGTTCCAATGGTGAAGGTCCACTCATTTACCTCAAGAGAGAAGATCTGAATCATACTGGGGCTCACAAGATCAACAATGCCATTGCCCAAGCTTTGCTTGCTAAGCGGTTGGGCAAAAAGCGGATTATTGCTGAAACTGGAGCTGGTCAGCATGGAGTTGCAACAGCGACTGTTTGTGCCCGGTTTGGTTTGCAATGTATCATTTATATGGGCGCACAAGATATGGAGAGGCAGGCACTTAATGTCTTCAGAATGCGGCTTCTTGGAGCTGAGGTTGGTTGTCATAGTTTTCATCCTTCAGTTCTTTGAGCTATGTAGCCTAATTTATACAAATACCATTTCACAATCCCATGGTTCATTTAACTGGTCTGATTAGACATTGCATATTTTCCAGCACTGCTGTTTCATTTTCTCTCGTCATAACAAAGTTAAAGTAATCCTAGAAGTTGAGGAATCCTTTGTGATGTTAGCAGCCTTAtttgaataatgtttttttaactggctcttcattatatatatatatctgaagCAGGGCCAAACAGAAACATATTTCTGGCTGTTCTTATAGGCAGACAGTGCTAAATGAGATTGTTGCCTAGGTGTTCCAGTCTGAGCTGGTTTTACATTCTTTCTTTGCTATTAAGCTTTTAGGTCACCCATCTTTTACTTATAGTATGGAATCCATTCTGCTGATAATTAGCAATCTCTTGGTTTTGCAACTGTTTGTAAGGAGTCTTTGGGATTGGGAACACAATTTGTATACGTCATTGATTCCTCTtttgaatattttctttcttttaattatttttttcattaaatgcCACCATCAAATTCtcttaaaaatcatttttaggTTCTTGGGATGACAAGATTCATTTAGTTCCTGATATATTACTAATTGTAGTATTTAAAGGGCTCAGATGGATTTTTATGTTGCAGTTATCCtctaatttttatatgaaattgcTCTTGCCAATGTTGCATCATTAAGTtatgaatttctcttttccTATTACAGGTTAGACCAGTCCATTCTGGGACAGCCACCCTGAAAGATGCAACATCAGAAGCTATTAGGGACTGGGTAACAAATGTAGAGACGACTCATTATATTTTGGGCTCGGTTGCTGGACCACATCCATACCCCATGATGGTTCGAGAATTCCACGCGGTAATTGGTAAAGAAACCAGAAAACAAGCACTGGAAAAATGGGGAGGGGGACCAGACGTTCTGGTAGCATGTGTTGGTGGAGGTTCGAATGCCATTGGACTCTTCCATGAGTTTGTAGATGACAAAGATGTAAGGTTAATTGGTGTGGAAGCTGCAGGGTTTGGATTGGATAGTGGTAAGCATGCTGCTACTTTGACAAAAGGGGAAGTTGGGGTTTTGCATGGAGCTATGAGCTATTTATTACAGGATGATGATGGGCAAATCATTGAACCGCATTCCATAAGTGCGGGGTAAGACAGTTGATTGATTTTTTCCATTATCACATTTGGTGTGTTTTATGTTGTATTCTTTCTAAATGTACATATTGTCTTTATGGCTTATAGCTTGGATTATCCTGGAGTTGGGCCAGAGCACAGTTACTTGAAAGATATAGGACGTGCTGAATATTATAGTGTCACAGATGATGAAGCATTAGAAGGTATGGCGTCTACAAACTTCTTTACGTTTTCTGTTGTATTCTTGGGGTTTTCTCCACCCgcccggggggggggggagtgcaggtaattttttattttttatttttttcggaaGGGGGGTCAATTATGTCGTACATGATGATGAGTATTGCATTGCATTGATTGTTGCTAATAATATGTTTATATCTGCGACATTTGACATTATTATGGGGATGCATGTTGTCTCTTTGCCAATGAGTTTTTTCCTTTGTCTAATAGgataaattttgaaacttaacaTACAAGTCCTAAATAACACTGTTATCAAAGTAGAGTCCTCTAATGTACTATGATAGTATGATGTATTTGTCATTCAACCATCAATTTCTTGTCCCTTTGTAGAAGTCATTTTCTTTTCAGTTACttttcttgccaaaaaaaaggtaaaaaggcCTCTAGTAGCACATGGTTgatcatcttcttcctttttcttttttttggggggggggggggagagagagagagagagaacagcTTCTATTTATTTGAAGTTTAGACAAACTagaaaagaattgaaaagaatcacattttctgaaaaaaaaaaatttccatgtttttacaACACAGATGGTTGTTGATCAAAGATCGTTATGATGGAAACTTTTTCTGCTGTTGAAAACGTCAACCTTGATTCCATGTTTACAAACGTATTTTGTCTCACATTCACCTTGTTTTGGATTTGCAATCTTGTCATGAATGACTTGATATGATGAACTAACCGATACAGTTTACTAGAACATTATTTTACCTCTAGCTCTACATGAACGGTTTATTTTCAGAAGAAGACATGTTTTGATGGTTTAGGTGTTGGATTACAGTATATTGATAGAACATAATCTTAATAGTCTTGTTGGAATTATATAAACTTGGGAAACCACCATGTATTGGCTTGGAGGAAAACTGTCCCCCCAGAAAAATGCCTGTTTGCTGTTTCCAACTGATAATGAGGCCCTGAATGCTTTTTTTGAGGTTATGTATGAGCAATCTACCA
This genomic window contains:
- the LOC126694683 gene encoding tryptophan synthase beta chain 1, producing the protein MASAAAATATTTTPTHSSSSSSIRTHRFKPSIHLPFRFRRFTPTYPSASSLAISCTISTRDPPELRMDDNGSSTLLQRPDSFGRFGKFGGKYVPETLMHALSELESAFHALAGDHEFQKELNGILKDYVGRESPLYFAERLTEHYKRSNGEGPLIYLKREDLNHTGAHKINNAIAQALLAKRLGKKRIIAETGAGQHGVATATVCARFGLQCIIYMGAQDMERQALNVFRMRLLGAEVRPVHSGTATLKDATSEAIRDWVTNVETTHYILGSVAGPHPYPMMVREFHAVIGKETRKQALEKWGGGPDVLVACVGGGSNAIGLFHEFVDDKDVRLIGVEAAGFGLDSGKHAATLTKGEVGVLHGAMSYLLQDDDGQIIEPHSISAGLDYPGVGPEHSYLKDIGRAEYYSVTDDEALEAFKRLSRLEGIIPALETSHALAYLEQLCPTLPNGTRVVLNLSGRGDKDVQTAIKRLQL